Proteins encoded within one genomic window of Citrobacter amalonaticus Y19:
- a CDS encoding DUF1837 domain-containing protein, whose amino-acid sequence MDALQTALEKLLRDDGDTIYSYFHEIKSDYLIEGTSASCHFHCINLDGNGRPKINALIQFLVGKVIDYSIPRKKINEAMQYQRDTGSTLKITKLFMQAMGLFTSLSNSGEGGELILFLFAEKFLKLPQIICKMNLKTNPEMHYHGADGVHIGVDNQSQKLCLYWGESKLYSDLTQAIYKCMKSISPLITSSFGSGSAEERDIQLLSDFMNVDDPKLEIALKKFLDPDEPEFNKLEYRGICLVGFDIDDYPSEPNKLNINGLADSFSSKIDTWRDSIKKE is encoded by the coding sequence AGAAGTTGTTAAGGGATGATGGCGATACGATTTATAGCTACTTTCATGAAATTAAATCAGATTATTTGATTGAGGGAACTTCTGCATCCTGCCACTTTCATTGTATCAATTTAGATGGAAATGGACGCCCCAAAATCAATGCACTTATTCAATTTCTAGTTGGGAAAGTGATCGACTACTCAATTCCTCGTAAAAAGATAAATGAGGCGATGCAATATCAGCGTGATACAGGATCAACCCTTAAAATTACTAAATTATTTATGCAGGCTATGGGATTGTTTACCAGCCTTTCAAATAGTGGTGAGGGTGGGGAGTTAATACTGTTCTTATTTGCGGAGAAATTCCTAAAACTCCCACAAATAATTTGCAAAATGAACCTTAAAACAAATCCAGAAATGCATTACCACGGTGCAGACGGCGTACATATAGGCGTTGACAATCAGAGCCAGAAATTGTGTTTGTATTGGGGGGAGTCAAAGTTATATTCTGATTTAACTCAGGCGATTTATAAATGCATGAAGAGCATATCTCCTTTGATTACTAGTTCATTTGGTAGTGGCAGTGCGGAGGAAAGAGATATTCAACTACTCAGCGACTTTATGAATGTTGATGATCCTAAACTAGAAATTGCCTTAAAAAAATTCTTGGATCCTGATGAGCCTGAATTTAATAAATTAGAATATCGAGGGATTTGTTTGGTAGGTTTTGATATTGATGATTATCCATCTGAACCCAATAAGTTGAATATTAATGGATTGGCTGATTCGTTTAGCAGCAAGATTGATACTTGGAGAGATAGCATAAAAAAAGAATAG